A DNA window from Coffea arabica cultivar ET-39 chromosome 6c, Coffea Arabica ET-39 HiFi, whole genome shotgun sequence contains the following coding sequences:
- the LOC113720165 gene encoding uncharacterized protein, whose protein sequence is MASSSFFLWLLLFAVALAAVESIPVFVPGAYKSSLLKKQVKSAKPEIPYEAHYFPQVLDHFTFRPRSYKIFYQKYLMNSQYWHEGAPIFVYTGNEGDIEWFAANTGFMLDIAPKFRALLVFIEHRFYGESLPFHKKDLNSAKTLGYLSSQQALADYAVLIRSLKRNLSSEASPVVVFGGSYGGMLAAWFRLKYPHVAIGALASSAPILQFDDITPWSSFYDAVSQDFKEASLNCYEVIKGAWTELDAFGKRKDGLEKLSKMFRACKKLSSVDYARNWLWSAFTYTAMVNYPMEANFMKHLPAYPVEEMCKIIDGHSPRATKLSRAVAAASLYYNYSKTEKCFKLEDEDNDHGLQGWNWQACTEMVMPMTCSNGSMFPPSPYSYKEFADDCNRQFGVWPREHWITTEFGGMRINLVLKRFGSNIIFSNGMQDPWSRGGVLKNISSSIVALVTEKGAHHVDFRSATNKDPEWLIDQRRQEVEIIQKWLQEYYADSKQD, encoded by the exons ATGGCTTCATCTTCATTCTTTTTGTGGCTACTTTTATTTGCTGTTGCATTAGCCGCAGTAGAGTCAATCCCTGTTTTTGTACCTGGGGCATACAAATCTTCCCTTCTGAAGAAACAAGTCAAGAGTGCAAAACCAGAGATACCATACGAAGCCCACTATTTCCCTCAGGTTCTTGACCACTTCACTTTCCGACCCAGGAGCTACAAAATCTTCTACCAGAAGTATCTTATGAACAGCCAGTACTGGCACGAAGGAGCACCCATCTTTGTTTATACGGGAAATGAAGGAGATATTGAATGGTTTGCAGCAAATACTGGTTTCATGCTGGATATTGCTCCAAAGTTTCGAGCTCTCCTCGTCTTCATTGAA CATAGGTTTTATGGGGAATCTTTGCCCTTTCACAAGAAAGATCTCAACTCTGCAAAGACATTAGGGTACTTGAGTTCACAGCAAGCACTGGCTGATTATGCAGTTCTGATAAGGAGTTTGAAGAGGAATCTGTCTTCAGAGGCATCTCCTGTTGTGGTCTTTGGCGGATCCTATGGAGGAA TGCTGGCTGCTTGGTTTAGACTTAAATACCCACACGTTGCTATTGGAGCTTTGGCATCTTCAGCCCCTATATTGCAGTTTGATGACATAACTCCTTGGTCTAGCTTCTATGATGCTGTTTCCCAGGATTTCAAG GAGGCTAGCTTAAACTGCTATGAGGTTATAAAAGGTGCTTGGACAGAATTGGATgcttttggaaaaagaaaagacggACTGGAAAAGCTCAGCAAGATGTTCAGAGCTTGCAA GAAGTTGAGTTCAGTAGATTATGCTCGGAACTGGTTATGGTCAGCTTTTACGTACACAGCAATGGTGAATTATCCGATGGAAGCTAATTTCATGAAGCACTTGCCTGCCTATCCTGTGGAGGAG ATGTGCAAGATTATTGATGGACATTCCCCTAGAGCAACAAAGCTTAGCAGGGCTGTTGCAGCAGCAAGTTTGTATTACAACTACTCCAAGACAGAAAAATGCTTCAAGTTGGAAGACGAGGATAATGATCATGGCCTCCAAGGCTGGAATTGGCAG GCATGTACAGAAATGGTTATGCCAATGACATGCTCCAATGGAAGCATGTTTCCCCCATCTCCCTACAGCTACAAGGAGTTTGCCGATGATTGCAACAGACAATTTGGAGTATGGCCTCGGGAACATTGGATCACTACTGAATTCGGTGGCATG AGGATTAACCTGgtgctgaaaagatttggcaGTAATATCATATTTTCCAATGGGATGCAAGATCCATGGAGCAGAGGCGG TGTGCTGAAGAACATATCATCCAGCATTGTGGCATTAGTGACTGAGAAAG GAGCACACCATGTTGATTTTAGGTCTGCAACAAACAAAGATCCAGAGTGGCTCATCGACCAAAGGAGGCAAGAAGTGGAGATTATCCAAAAGTGGTTACAGGAGTATTATGCAGACAGCAAGCAAGACTAG
- the LOC113720167 gene encoding uncharacterized protein: protein MSRRSGNCVRCCLVVFAVVSALCVSGPAIYWKFKKSLSLKTASLNSCSPCICDCAPPLSLLKIAPEMVMPMTCSNGSMFPPSPYSYKEFADDCNRQFGVWPREHWITTEFGGMRINLVLKRFGSNIIFSNGMQDPWSRGGFVSLG from the exons ATGTCAAGGCGATCTGGGAACTGTGTAAGGTGCTGTTTGGTTGTATTTGCAGTGGTTTCAGCTCTCTGTGTATCTGGGCCTGCAATTTACTGGAAATTCAAGAAAAGTCTCAGCTTGAAAACTGCATCGTTGAATTCTTGCAGTCCTTGTATTTGTGATTGCGCCCCTCCTCTTTCCCTTCTCAAGATTGCTCCTG AAATGGTTATGCCAATGACATGCTCCAATGGAAGCATGTTTCCCCCATCTCCCTACAGCTACAAGGAGTTTGCCGATGATTGCAACAGACAATTTGGAGTATGGCCTCGGGAACATTGGATCACTACTGAATTCGGTGGCATG AGGATTAACCTGgtgctgaaaagatttggcaGTAATATCATATTTTCCAATGGGATGCAAGATCCATGGAGCAGAGGCGGGTTCGTATCACTTGGTTGA
- the LOC113696019 gene encoding actin-related protein 4-like, which translates to MYGGDEVSAIVVDLGSHTCKAGYAGEDAPKAVFPSVVGSIDQMEVDEPDNPDKNSGSVPDSKSKAKRKLYVGSQALGFRRDHMEVLSPIKDGIVADWEIVESIWDHAFKECLLIDPKEHPMLLAEPCANSQQQREKSAEIMFEKYQVPALFLAKNAVLTSFASGRATSLVVDSGGGSTTVAPVHDGYVLQKAVATSPIGGEFLTDCLMKSLESKGITIKPRYAFKRKDIRPGEFQTVDLDFPNTTESYKLYCQRVIASDIKECVCRAPDTPYDDSSYSNIPMTSYELPDGQTIEIGADRFKAPDILFNPSLAQTIPGMENFAETASSVRGLPQMVLESINKCDVDIRRELFSSILLAGGTASMQQLKERLEKDLLEESPQAARVKVLASGNATERRFSVWIGGSILASLGSFQQMWFSKSEFEEHGASYVQRKCP; encoded by the exons ATGTACGGCGGAG atgaggTATCAGCTATAGTGGTGGACTTAGGCTCACACACTTGCAAAGCTGGTTATGCTGGCGAAGATGCTCCCAAAGCCGTCTTTCCTTCG GTTGTTGGATCAATTGATCAAATGGAAGTTGATGAGCCGGATAATCCAGACAAGAATTCTGGATCTGTTCCAGATTCTAAATCCAAGGCTAAGCGAAAGTTATACGTAGGATCCCAAGCCTTGGGATTCCGCCGGGATCACATGGAG GTCCTATCTCCAATTAAGGATGGGATAGTTGCTGATTGGGAAATTGTTGAAAGCATATGGGATCATGCCTTCAA GGAATGCCTCTTGATTGATCCTAAGGAGCATCCCATGCTGCTTGCTGAGCCATGTGCTAATTCTCAACAGCAGAGAGAAAA GTCAGCAGAGATTATGTTTGAAAAGTACCAGGTTCCGGCATTGTTCTTGGCTAAAAATGCA GTTCTTACGTCCTTTGCATCTGGACGTGCAACCTCTTTAGTTGTTGATAG TGGCGGAGGATCAACTACAGTTGCTCCCGTACATGATGGATATGTACTTCAAAAG GCCGTGGCAACATCTCCTATTGGCGGAGAATTCCTTACTGATTGCTtgatgaaaagtttggaaagcAAAGGCATTACT ATAAAACCTCGCTACGCATTCAAAAGAAAGGACATTCGGCCTGGAGAATTTCAG ACAGTAGATCTTGATTTTCCAAATACAACTGAGAGTTACAAACTCTATTGCCAG AGAGTAATTGCTAGTGATATCAAAGAATGTGTATGTCGAGCTCCTGATACTCCATATGATG ATAGTTCATACTCGAACATACCAATGACATCTTATGAGCTTCCTGATGGACA GACAATAGAAATTGGAGCCGACAGATTCAAGGCACCTGATATTCTTTTCAACCCATCCTTGGCTCAG ACTATTCCTGGTATGGAGAATTTTGCCGAGACTGCTTCTTCTGTTCGTGGCCTGCCACAAATG GTCTTGGAGAGCATAAATAAGTGTGATGTGGATATTAGGAGAGAACTCTTCAGCAGTATACTG CTTGCTGGTGGCACTGCATCCATGCAACAGTTAAAGGAACGTCTGGAGAAAGATTTGCTAGAG GAATCTCCTCAAGCAGCTAGAGTGAAAGTTTTGGCAAGTGGAAATGCAACGGAAAGGAGATTCAG TGTTTGGATAGGTGGGAGTATATTGGCGTCACTTGGTTCCTTTCAGCAAATGTGGTTTTCAAAATCTGA GTTCGAGGAACATGGAGCTTCTTATGTTCAAAGAAAATGCCCGTAA